A genomic segment from Halomicroarcula saliterrae encodes:
- a CDS encoding eCIS core domain-containing protein, which yields MSFRSVSEAREEAGPAAMEPREDSRERQSASRDSGETHRFGVAPYRDGHETVLQRLAQQHGADQVRQWAAEGMPIETMGKTRDMEKFRDRQRERPSEVPTDIERQNAKSVQRSKGAHHESSFGGETQVPDSVRSVISSPGQQLDQSIQRAMEERMGDTLGDVRVHTGPQATKACDDINARAFTVGNHIAFNRGEYDPDSPEGQHVLAHELAHVRQQTGGAVSMLPREGALAIDPDEHLEREAEETAERVMRGGMLGIQRMRRADVHVQRLNEQEVSQEPLDELADAFDIESYMDTDAEIPEAGSKIPPEIGETVTRNLRRDVGELQTRGGINDRANLDQNIAVASLKVNGEKLWIAAASGKRESGESDTENPLLPGPFKDERVFDHREPGNGLSPIDMWDSEAKIIEHLANEFDLKSSAGSIAIYTERPPCNSCEKLIGKFSTEDENTEFDTIRISVSYDSKLERDNP from the coding sequence ATGAGTTTCCGGTCAGTGAGCGAGGCCCGGGAGGAGGCCGGACCGGCGGCGATGGAACCCCGCGAGGACTCACGGGAACGCCAGTCGGCAAGTCGGGACTCGGGCGAGACGCATCGGTTCGGAGTTGCGCCGTACCGGGACGGCCACGAGACGGTACTCCAGCGACTCGCCCAGCAACACGGCGCCGACCAGGTCCGCCAGTGGGCCGCCGAGGGGATGCCTATCGAGACGATGGGCAAAACCCGGGACATGGAGAAGTTTCGGGACCGTCAACGGGAACGCCCGTCCGAGGTTCCGACGGACATCGAGCGCCAGAACGCGAAATCCGTCCAACGCTCCAAAGGCGCCCATCACGAGTCGAGTTTCGGCGGCGAGACACAGGTGCCCGATTCCGTTCGGAGCGTGATTTCTTCGCCCGGGCAGCAGCTGGACCAGTCGATTCAACGGGCGATGGAAGAACGGATGGGAGACACCCTCGGTGACGTTCGCGTTCACACCGGGCCACAGGCAACGAAAGCCTGTGACGATATCAACGCGCGAGCGTTCACGGTGGGCAACCACATCGCGTTCAACCGCGGCGAGTACGACCCAGACTCGCCGGAAGGGCAGCACGTCCTCGCCCACGAACTCGCACACGTGAGACAGCAGACCGGCGGTGCGGTGTCGATGCTCCCACGGGAAGGTGCACTGGCTATCGACCCCGACGAGCATCTGGAACGCGAGGCCGAGGAGACGGCCGAGCGGGTGATGCGCGGTGGCATGCTGGGTATCCAGCGGATGCGGCGGGCCGACGTGCACGTCCAGCGGTTGAACGAACAGGAGGTATCTCAGGAGCCCTTGGATGAATTGGCGGACGCCTTCGATATCGAGTCATATATGGATACAGACGCTGAGATACCGGAAGCTGGCTCCAAAATACCACCAGAGATAGGCGAGACTGTAACCAGAAACTTACGGAGAGACGTTGGTGAGTTACAAACAAGGGGAGGGATCAACGATCGAGCGAATTTAGATCAGAATATTGCAGTTGCGAGTTTGAAAGTTAACGGGGAAAAACTGTGGATAGCCGCTGCTAGCGGGAAACGGGAATCGGGTGAATCGGATACGGAGAATCCATTGCTTCCCGGTCCATTCAAAGACGAACGGGTGTTTGATCACAGAGAACCCGGGAACGGGTTATCTCCGATAGATATGTGGGACAGTGAGGCAAAAATAATCGAGCACTTGGCAAACGAGTTTGATCTAAAAAGCTCTGCGGGGAGCATAGCAATATATACCGAGAGACCACCGTGCAATTCATGTGAAAAACTTATAGGTAAGTTTTCGACAGAGGACGAAAACACCGAATTCGATACCATCAGAATCTCCGTGAGCTACGATTCAAAATTAGAAAGGGATAATCCATGA
- a CDS encoding coenzyme F420-0:L-glutamate ligase has translation MEVFAVAGLPEVRRGDDVAQVVAERADLQDGDVVCVASTIVSKAAGRQADLADFPASERAERIADGIAEIAGEQKDPRFAQAVIEESEEILTEAPFVLAVTRFGHITVNAGIDRSNVPGADLLLLPEDPTDCAERVRAGLDDRLGVDVAVIVTDTSGRPFRLGQRGVALGWAGIPAARDWRGEHDREGRELGATVQAVVDELAAAGNLVTGEGDGGTPVAVIRDFDFGDHAGSDELYRPNDKDVVRDALREWSHVRD, from the coding sequence ATGGAGGTCTTCGCGGTCGCGGGGCTGCCGGAGGTTCGCCGCGGCGACGACGTGGCACAGGTCGTCGCCGAGCGGGCGGACCTGCAGGACGGCGACGTGGTCTGTGTAGCGAGCACCATCGTCTCGAAAGCGGCGGGCCGACAGGCCGACCTCGCCGACTTCCCGGCGAGCGAGCGCGCCGAGCGCATCGCCGACGGCATCGCCGAAATCGCCGGCGAGCAGAAGGACCCCCGCTTCGCGCAGGCTGTCATCGAGGAGAGCGAGGAGATACTCACCGAGGCGCCCTTCGTCCTCGCGGTCACCCGCTTTGGCCACATCACGGTCAACGCGGGCATCGACCGCTCGAACGTCCCCGGCGCCGACCTGCTCTTGCTCCCCGAAGACCCGACCGACTGTGCCGAGCGCGTTCGAGCGGGGCTCGACGACCGACTCGGGGTCGACGTGGCGGTCATCGTCACCGACACGTCGGGTCGGCCGTTCCGGCTCGGCCAGCGCGGCGTCGCGCTGGGCTGGGCCGGCATCCCCGCCGCCCGCGACTGGCGGGGCGAGCACGACCGCGAAGGCCGGGAGCTCGGCGCGACGGTACAGGCCGTCGTGGACGAACTCGCCGCCGCCGGCAACCTCGTGACGGGCGAGGGCGACGGCGGGACGCCGGTCGCCGTGATTCGGGACTTCGACTTCGGCGACCACGCCGGGAGCGACGAGCTCTACCGCCCGAACGACAAAGACGTCGTCCGCGACGCACTCAGAGAGTGGTCTCATGTACGCGATTGA